In Streptomyces sp. NBC_01717, one DNA window encodes the following:
- a CDS encoding winged helix-turn-helix transcriptional regulator, with protein sequence MATPTPGNPVRGSTTGRPLMAALDLFGRRWSLRILWELHAGPLGFRPLQKRCDDMSSSVMRQRLTELLDAQVIHQLPDSRYELTPLGQEARHALNPLARWAGRWAATIDPQGADHTDDQSASRVSHPDTVDDGTPERDSAD encoded by the coding sequence ATGGCAACACCCACGCCTGGCAATCCTGTTCGCGGCTCGACCACCGGCCGCCCCCTCATGGCCGCACTCGATCTGTTCGGGCGGCGGTGGAGTCTGCGCATCCTGTGGGAGCTTCACGCGGGCCCGCTTGGATTCCGCCCCTTGCAGAAGCGGTGCGACGACATGTCCTCCAGCGTGATGCGGCAGCGCCTGACCGAACTGCTGGATGCCCAGGTGATTCACCAACTACCGGACAGCCGCTACGAGCTCACCCCGCTGGGACAGGAGGCGCGCCACGCCCTGAACCCCCTCGCCCGCTGGGCGGGACGCTGGGCGGCCACTATCGACCCGCAAGGGGCGGACCACACCGACGACCAGTCCGCCAGCCGCGTCTCACATCCGGACACCGTGGACGACGGGACGCCGGAGAGGGACTCCGCGGACTGA
- a CDS encoding MFS transporter: MGASRADGTVPLRRHRPFVLLCGEQVASSVGRQITALALTLLAVTDLGAGPFGAAALLALTYLPGAVLSPLAGAIVDRIRLRRLLVWVTTLQTLVVGSIPLAGAVGHVTLAHLYVVAGVSGTLTFTLSVALQAALPRVVGPERLLAANSALTAARTSGQVGGPALGGVMVGLLGADAALLAGSAAYAIEALFLFALPAALDAVTGSRVPARAKSLAGSLRTGLAVVRAERRLRRMVLAGAGLNLGSGAAAALYVFYATRDLALPAWQLGTTYAAYSAATLAGALLAGSFARTSGLWRATQIFGLAAGAAVFLIPAASLGLAFPVLFAYQVCYGLSGTVWMIFMTTTQQLVTPDGMQGRVAGLVQAVLLTTVPVGALAGGALAAWLGNVPMLMGAAAVTLLSAATLWAPTGAGVTVPERALDAEAESRR, from the coding sequence TTGGGCGCGTCACGGGCCGACGGGACGGTCCCCCTGCGTCGCCACCGTCCCTTCGTGCTGCTGTGCGGCGAGCAGGTCGCCAGCTCCGTCGGGCGGCAGATCACCGCTCTCGCACTGACCCTGCTGGCCGTGACCGACCTCGGCGCGGGGCCGTTCGGGGCGGCCGCGCTGCTGGCGCTGACCTATCTGCCCGGCGCCGTGCTGAGCCCGCTGGCCGGAGCGATCGTCGACCGGATCAGGCTGCGCCGCCTCCTCGTGTGGGTGACCACCCTGCAGACCCTGGTCGTCGGCTCGATCCCGTTGGCCGGCGCGGTGGGGCATGTCACCCTGGCGCACCTGTACGTGGTCGCAGGCGTCTCGGGCACCCTGACCTTCACGCTCTCCGTCGCGCTCCAGGCAGCGCTGCCGCGCGTCGTCGGACCGGAGCGGCTCCTCGCCGCCAACTCGGCCCTGACCGCGGCCCGTACGAGCGGACAGGTCGGCGGGCCCGCGCTCGGCGGTGTCATGGTCGGGCTCCTCGGAGCCGACGCGGCGCTCCTCGCGGGCAGTGCGGCCTACGCGATCGAGGCGCTCTTTCTGTTCGCGCTGCCCGCCGCGCTGGACGCGGTGACAGGCTCGCGGGTGCCCGCCCGCGCGAAGTCCCTGGCCGGCTCGCTGCGTACGGGACTCGCGGTGGTGCGCGCCGAGCGCCGGCTGCGCCGCATGGTCCTGGCGGGCGCTGGACTCAACCTCGGCAGCGGTGCGGCGGCCGCCCTCTACGTCTTCTACGCGACCCGCGATCTTGCCCTGCCCGCCTGGCAGTTGGGAACGACGTACGCGGCCTACAGCGCGGCCACCCTGGCGGGCGCCCTGCTCGCCGGAAGCTTCGCCAGGACCTCGGGGCTGTGGCGGGCCACGCAGATCTTCGGACTCGCGGCAGGCGCTGCCGTGTTCCTGATCCCGGCCGCGTCGCTGGGCCTCGCCTTCCCCGTGCTGTTCGCGTACCAGGTCTGCTACGGCCTCTCCGGCACCGTATGGATGATCTTCATGACGACCACGCAGCAACTGGTCACCCCTGACGGCATGCAGGGCCGCGTCGCGGGACTCGTGCAGGCGGTGCTGCTCACGACGGTGCCGGTCGGAGCCCTTGCGGGGGGCGCGCTGGCCGCCTGGCTCGGCAACGTACCCATGCTCATGGGCGCGGCGGCCGTGACCCTGCTCTCCGCGGCGACCCTTTGGGCGCCCACGGGGGCGGGCGTCACGGTGCCGGAGCGGGCTCTGGACGCGGAGGCGGAGAGCCGCCGCTAG
- a CDS encoding DUF5825 family protein has translation MTRLPATVPHRVIGRQVHVDVPLCLGGAGRETAVAVQFLRECQSQRFRTHWEIAYEDRARGDDPLDTHDAPYVRMLHHLPPPVERVDEPGELRAWRTSYAAFPAGMLYHRRGPDFITVMDRRERPASARFTLDHPDLLATFATVQEPTALGELDAVQREAVDLLAAERLALVADGWAVALPPRLHRWPVPCTGI, from the coding sequence ATGACGAGGCTTCCCGCGACCGTCCCCCACCGCGTGATCGGCCGACAGGTCCACGTGGACGTGCCGCTTTGCCTGGGCGGGGCGGGGCGCGAGACGGCGGTGGCGGTCCAGTTCCTGCGCGAGTGCCAGAGCCAACGGTTCCGTACGCACTGGGAGATCGCCTACGAAGACCGCGCGCGAGGCGACGACCCGCTTGACACGCATGACGCCCCGTACGTACGGATGCTGCACCACCTCCCACCACCCGTCGAACGGGTCGACGAACCAGGTGAGTTGAGGGCCTGGCGCACCTCGTACGCCGCCTTCCCCGCCGGCATGCTCTACCACCGCCGCGGCCCGGACTTCATCACCGTCATGGACCGCAGAGAGCGGCCCGCCTCGGCGAGGTTCACCCTCGACCACCCGGATCTGCTCGCCACCTTCGCCACGGTCCAGGAGCCCACGGCGCTCGGTGAACTCGACGCCGTGCAGCGGGAGGCCGTCGACCTGCTCGCAGCCGAGCGGCTCGCTCTCGTCGCCGACGGTTGGGCGGTGGCCCTACCGCCGCGGCTGCACCGCTGGCCCGTTCCCTGCACGGGGATCTGA
- a CDS encoding RiPP maturation radical SAM C-methyltransferase: MRVQLVTMPWHPIDLPSLQVGLLHQLLRQVRPDDDVREFHGSLRWAEFLLERSGGRLRPGDYEAIGSDSIFDGLGDWVFSGVLYEDESWGVARLKEYAARRGLCIDTASDMRVHAAEFIAECATEVLAQEPDVVGFTSTFMQNVPSLALARELKRRRPGLTVVFGGSNCDGPMGHALHRNHPFVDHVVRGEGEYAFPALLRHLDAGTPPADVPGLCWWEGQTDGRVSQANTESRRTVAPSDIPAPDYDQWQAALDASPVLEYVYPKLVVEGARGCWWGEKHHCTFCGLNGSSMAFRAKSGEQLWSEIDHLVRRHRILDVVTVDNIIDMAYFKDFLPLAAESGWDLRMHYEVKSNLNREQIALLGRAGAVLIQPGIESLSNRVLDLMDKGVSGARNVRTLRECENHALTVTWNYLYGFPGETVEDYAPVVDQLPALVHLQPPGGAHRIQLERFSPNFTDPGFGFGKRRPAEMYHHVYELPESELSDLVYLFATDDAGIGGETESRLKRAVAAWRDGHHGSSLVMEEAEPEDGVDVLLVHDRRHGWPRRTHRLTGWQAQALRRLEDGRTEPALHRLLTGDGHDIPAEELCGWIQQAQATGLVFRDGRTYVSLPTWDVPDRIDPDPAPQSTGRQEVAG; encoded by the coding sequence GTGCGCGTACAGCTGGTGACCATGCCGTGGCACCCGATCGATCTGCCCTCTCTCCAAGTGGGCTTGCTGCACCAGCTGTTGCGGCAGGTCCGCCCGGACGACGATGTGCGTGAGTTCCACGGCTCGCTGCGCTGGGCGGAGTTCCTCCTCGAGCGGTCCGGCGGGCGGCTGCGCCCCGGTGACTACGAGGCGATCGGCAGCGATTCGATCTTCGACGGTCTCGGTGACTGGGTCTTCTCGGGTGTGCTGTACGAGGACGAGAGCTGGGGCGTCGCCCGGCTGAAGGAGTACGCCGCACGTCGCGGCCTCTGCATCGACACCGCCTCCGACATGCGGGTCCACGCGGCCGAGTTCATCGCCGAGTGCGCGACGGAAGTGCTCGCCCAGGAACCGGACGTCGTCGGGTTCACCAGCACGTTCATGCAGAACGTGCCCTCGCTCGCGCTGGCCAGGGAGCTCAAGCGCCGCCGTCCAGGGCTCACCGTCGTCTTCGGCGGCAGCAACTGCGACGGCCCGATGGGGCACGCCCTGCACCGCAACCATCCCTTCGTCGACCACGTGGTGCGCGGCGAGGGCGAGTACGCCTTCCCGGCGCTCCTGCGCCACCTGGACGCCGGCACGCCACCCGCCGACGTACCGGGCCTGTGCTGGTGGGAAGGGCAGACGGACGGCCGGGTCTCGCAGGCGAACACCGAGTCCCGGCGCACCGTGGCGCCCTCCGACATCCCCGCGCCCGACTACGACCAGTGGCAGGCAGCCCTCGACGCATCCCCCGTCCTCGAATACGTCTACCCGAAGCTGGTGGTCGAGGGGGCACGCGGCTGCTGGTGGGGCGAGAAGCACCACTGCACCTTCTGCGGGCTCAACGGCTCCTCCATGGCGTTCCGCGCCAAGTCGGGCGAGCAGCTGTGGAGCGAGATCGACCACCTCGTACGACGGCACCGCATCCTCGACGTCGTCACCGTCGACAACATCATCGACATGGCGTACTTCAAGGACTTCCTGCCCCTCGCCGCCGAGAGCGGCTGGGATCTGCGGATGCACTACGAGGTCAAGTCCAACCTCAACCGTGAACAGATCGCCCTCCTCGGGCGGGCCGGAGCCGTGCTCATCCAGCCCGGCATCGAAAGCCTGAGCAATCGGGTCCTCGACCTCATGGACAAGGGCGTCAGCGGCGCCCGCAACGTCCGCACACTCCGTGAGTGCGAGAACCACGCGCTGACCGTCACCTGGAACTACCTGTACGGCTTCCCGGGCGAGACCGTCGAGGACTACGCCCCGGTCGTCGACCAGCTGCCCGCGCTCGTCCACCTGCAGCCCCCGGGCGGCGCCCACCGCATCCAACTGGAGCGGTTCAGCCCGAACTTCACGGACCCGGGGTTCGGCTTCGGCAAGCGGCGCCCAGCCGAGATGTACCACCATGTCTACGAGCTGCCCGAGTCCGAACTCAGCGACCTCGTCTACCTGTTCGCGACGGATGACGCGGGCATCGGCGGAGAGACCGAGAGCCGGCTCAAGCGGGCCGTCGCGGCATGGCGCGACGGACATCACGGATCGAGCCTGGTGATGGAGGAAGCGGAGCCGGAGGACGGCGTGGACGTACTGCTCGTACACGACCGGCGCCACGGCTGGCCCCGCCGCACCCACCGGCTGACCGGCTGGCAGGCGCAAGCGCTGCGCCGCCTCGAGGACGGGCGGACGGAGCCCGCGCTGCACCGGCTGCTGACCGGCGACGGACACGACATCCCCGCCGAGGAGCTGTGCGGGTGGATCCAGCAGGCTCAGGCGACGGGGCTGGTGTTCCGCGACGGGCGGACGTACGTGTCCCTGCCCACGTGGGACGTACCGGACCGCATCGACCCCGACCCGGCTCCGCAATCCACGGGCCGTCAGGAGGTGGCCGGATGA
- a CDS encoding ROK family protein yields MIPVLEIGGTHVTAALVDLREGRVTSRTREPLDADGAADDILGTVRHCADGLPVPPGARWGVAVPGPFDYARGVALFQGVGKFDALYGMDVRAALLDGLRQRPGDVVFLNDAHAFLAGEWSAGTVRGHRRAAGITLGTGVGSAFLADGRICDNGPGVPLEGRMDLTEIDGRPLEDTVSRRAILACYGDPTADVHDIAGRARAGEERAQRVLDDVFTGLGVVLGPRLVDFGATALVVGGSIARSWNLVAPALSTGLVTGGWTPDDPRASAAGARRSREMKPAGPAGDAALMGAARAAVSPDGVGASGIR; encoded by the coding sequence TTGATTCCGGTCCTGGAGATCGGCGGCACCCATGTCACCGCGGCGCTCGTCGACCTGCGCGAGGGGCGGGTCACCAGCCGTACGCGCGAGCCGCTCGACGCGGACGGCGCTGCCGACGACATCCTCGGCACCGTACGACACTGCGCCGACGGGCTGCCGGTGCCTCCCGGTGCGCGGTGGGGCGTGGCGGTGCCCGGACCGTTCGACTACGCACGGGGGGTTGCCCTCTTCCAGGGCGTGGGCAAGTTCGACGCCCTGTACGGAATGGACGTGCGAGCAGCACTCCTCGACGGACTGCGACAGCGTCCCGGCGACGTCGTGTTCCTCAACGACGCCCACGCCTTCCTGGCCGGCGAGTGGTCCGCAGGTACCGTCCGCGGGCACCGCCGCGCCGCGGGCATCACGCTCGGCACCGGTGTCGGCTCGGCGTTTCTCGCCGACGGCCGCATCTGCGACAACGGTCCCGGCGTACCACTCGAGGGGCGGATGGACCTCACCGAGATCGATGGCCGGCCGCTGGAGGACACCGTCTCACGCCGGGCCATCCTCGCCTGCTACGGCGACCCCACCGCCGATGTACACGACATCGCCGGACGAGCCAGAGCGGGGGAGGAGCGGGCCCAGCGGGTGCTGGACGATGTCTTCACCGGACTGGGTGTCGTGCTGGGCCCGCGCCTGGTGGACTTCGGCGCGACCGCCCTGGTCGTCGGAGGCTCCATAGCCCGCTCCTGGAACCTCGTCGCCCCCGCTCTGTCCACCGGTCTCGTGACCGGGGGCTGGACGCCGGACGACCCGCGTGCCTCGGCGGCCGGCGCACGGCGTTCTCGTGAGATGAAACCTGCCGGCCCCGCGGGGGACGCCGCACTGATGGGCGCGGCCCGCGCGGCGGTGTCGCCTGATGGTGTGGGCGCGAGCGGAATTCGCTGA
- a CDS encoding class I mannose-6-phosphate isomerase has translation MYRLDPRYAPAPQAVLHTGWQAVASQLPDGPAVVAIDGPPSVDWSLLGDRLAHELTGRGTPVTLLDIRSHYARPAHVRSRTEHPADADDPYFRKLADNPLDDLFETLPVPAPPQAGLLLVHGPGAALVDHDLLWYADVPKRYAEAAVGAGEPGANLGLPGEKPDFRRLFYIDWPMIDQHRDSLARRLDAWLDMQDPDHPAWIDGAGLRATYAALARQPVRTRPYFNSTPWGGHCAQRELGFNPDADNTALGYELIAPEAGILIGTGPQAQAEVPFPLMCVLEPENVLGAEVHARFGTSFPIRFDYLDTVGGGSLSVHCHPKESYMRERFGWDYTQHETYYLTLGGTDTKVFLGLREDADVDVFRKEVERAVTDGVPMDPEDHVLAFPAEQGQLFMIPAGTPHASGAGNLVLEISATPYLYSLRFYDWLRPGADGNPRPLPYEHGFANLETGRRGAAVARDLVQEPRTLREGTGWREEVIGELAEMFYEVRRFVLDAEAEAADDTQGRFHILNVVEGEGVTVTTAAGDRHELAYAETLTVPAAVGRYTLRAAGGGPVRVVKALVR, from the coding sequence GTGTACCGGCTCGATCCGCGCTACGCCCCCGCCCCGCAGGCCGTCCTCCACACGGGATGGCAGGCAGTGGCCTCCCAACTCCCGGACGGCCCCGCGGTGGTGGCCATCGACGGTCCCCCGTCCGTCGACTGGTCCCTCCTCGGCGATCGCCTCGCACACGAGCTGACCGGGCGCGGTACCCCCGTCACCCTGCTCGACATACGGAGCCACTACGCACGGCCGGCGCACGTCAGGAGCCGTACCGAACACCCGGCAGACGCCGACGACCCCTACTTCCGCAAGCTCGCCGACAATCCCCTCGACGACCTCTTCGAGACCCTCCCGGTACCCGCACCCCCGCAGGCAGGACTGCTCCTCGTCCACGGGCCCGGCGCCGCCCTCGTGGATCACGACCTGCTCTGGTACGCCGATGTGCCCAAGCGATACGCGGAGGCCGCCGTAGGCGCGGGTGAGCCGGGCGCCAACCTCGGTCTGCCGGGCGAGAAGCCCGACTTCAGACGGCTGTTCTACATCGACTGGCCGATGATCGACCAGCACCGCGACTCGCTCGCACGCCGCCTCGACGCCTGGCTCGACATGCAGGACCCCGACCACCCGGCGTGGATCGACGGAGCAGGCCTGCGCGCCACGTACGCCGCCCTGGCCCGCCAGCCCGTCCGCACCCGCCCGTACTTCAACTCCACCCCCTGGGGCGGCCATTGCGCACAGCGCGAGCTCGGCTTCAACCCCGACGCCGACAACACCGCGCTCGGCTACGAACTGATCGCGCCCGAGGCGGGCATCCTCATCGGCACCGGACCGCAGGCCCAGGCCGAAGTGCCGTTCCCCCTCATGTGCGTGCTGGAACCGGAAAACGTGTTGGGGGCAGAGGTGCACGCCCGCTTCGGCACGTCCTTCCCGATCCGCTTCGACTACCTGGACACCGTCGGCGGCGGCAGCCTCTCCGTGCATTGCCACCCGAAGGAGTCGTACATGCGGGAACGTTTCGGCTGGGACTACACCCAGCACGAGACGTACTACCTGACCCTCGGCGGCACCGACACCAAGGTGTTCCTCGGCCTGCGCGAGGATGCCGACGTCGACGTCTTCCGCAAGGAGGTGGAGCGGGCCGTCACCGACGGAGTGCCCATGGACCCCGAGGATCACGTCCTGGCCTTCCCCGCCGAGCAGGGCCAGCTGTTCATGATCCCGGCGGGCACCCCGCACGCCAGCGGTGCCGGCAACCTCGTGCTGGAGATCAGCGCCACCCCCTATCTGTACAGCCTGAGGTTCTACGACTGGCTGCGGCCCGGTGCCGACGGCAACCCGCGCCCCCTGCCCTACGAGCACGGGTTCGCCAACCTGGAGACCGGACGACGCGGTGCGGCCGTCGCCCGCGACCTGGTTCAAGAGCCGCGCACCCTGCGCGAGGGCACCGGTTGGCGGGAGGAGGTCATCGGTGAGCTGGCCGAGATGTTCTATGAGGTCAGGAGGTTCGTGCTCGACGCCGAGGCCGAGGCGGCCGACGACACGCAGGGACGGTTCCACATCCTGAACGTGGTGGAAGGGGAAGGCGTCACAGTGACCACGGCGGCCGGAGACCGGCACGAACTCGCCTACGCGGAGACGCTCACCGTGCCGGCCGCGGTCGGCCGCTACACCCTGCGAGCGGCCGGTGGCGGCCCGGTGCGTGTCGTGAAGGCGTTGGTCCGTTGA
- a CDS encoding carbohydrate ABC transporter permease gives MTQTAVFLTAVRRRIRPSRTLPFLVVGLLLALLLVFFVLPVIWLLLAPSKTAGEVVRDNPLSFGSFHQIGTAWRHLFAFQGGAMTTWLRNSAVYSGGSLILTLAVSVPAGYALALTRFRGRKTLLVITLVTMIMPQTTLVLPVFLELNRFHLIGTIWSVILPFSFYPFGVYLVYIYFGSSLPRDLLSAARIDGCTEWQLFSRIALPLAKPVVGLVAFFSFVGNWNNFFLPYLVLPNSEQFPVQVGLNQLLTSTPSFNPVAGAGLNVTIPELALAIIIAILPVLVLFVFSQRTLVSGMLAGASKE, from the coding sequence ATGACACAGACCGCTGTCTTCCTGACGGCCGTGAGGCGGCGTATCCGTCCTTCCAGGACCCTCCCCTTCCTGGTCGTAGGACTCCTCCTGGCCTTGCTGCTGGTGTTCTTCGTACTGCCGGTGATCTGGCTGCTGCTGGCGCCGTCGAAGACCGCCGGCGAAGTGGTGCGGGATAATCCGCTCTCCTTCGGCTCGTTCCATCAGATCGGCACGGCCTGGCGGCACCTGTTCGCCTTCCAGGGTGGCGCCATGACGACATGGCTGCGTAACTCGGCCGTCTACTCGGGCGGTTCGCTCATCCTGACCCTGGCCGTCAGCGTGCCGGCCGGCTACGCGCTGGCGCTGACGAGGTTCCGGGGACGCAAGACGCTCCTCGTGATCACCCTGGTCACCATGATCATGCCGCAGACCACCCTGGTGCTGCCGGTCTTCCTGGAACTCAACCGCTTCCACCTCATCGGCACCATCTGGTCCGTGATACTCCCGTTCTCCTTCTATCCGTTCGGCGTGTACCTGGTGTACATCTACTTCGGGAGCAGCCTCCCCAGGGACCTGCTGTCCGCCGCGCGGATCGACGGCTGCACGGAGTGGCAGCTCTTCTCCCGCATCGCGCTCCCGCTCGCCAAGCCCGTGGTCGGACTGGTCGCGTTCTTCAGCTTCGTCGGCAACTGGAACAACTTCTTCCTGCCGTATCTCGTCCTGCCGAACAGCGAGCAGTTCCCCGTCCAGGTGGGCCTGAACCAACTGCTGACCTCGACGCCGTCCTTCAACCCCGTCGCCGGCGCCGGACTGAATGTCACCATCCCCGAACTCGCCCTGGCCATCATCATCGCCATCCTGCCCGTGCTGGTGCTCTTCGTCTTCTCCCAGCGCACTCTGGTGTCCGGGATGCTCGCCGGAGCGAGCAAGGAATGA
- a CDS encoding carbohydrate ABC transporter permease, with protein MTLLETERVAVSPLRRGTTPRRGGLGRAGYLFVAGYALLLLAFGVFPTGYAFYLAFTNDRGQFTGLNQFVKVIQDYRFAPAFTHMLIYLVMWLVTLVVLVVLTAVVLRSRVRPGTSALFRFLYYIPGALAGVASVLVWLFMLDPALSPVSWLLTSMGLKSFAAVLAPGNLPLILMLIAFWTGAGGWMVVMYGALNNIPDEVLEAARMDGAGPWRTAWHIQIPMIRQWIVYMTIMAFATGTQLFVEPQLLQTASLGRVSPTWSPNQLAYVYAFQQGDFNGAAAISVVLLAVGLLAAGLLVARSNLFKLDEK; from the coding sequence GTGACCTTGCTGGAGACCGAGCGCGTCGCCGTCTCCCCCTTGCGCCGCGGCACCACGCCGCGGCGTGGGGGCCTCGGTCGCGCGGGATACCTCTTCGTCGCCGGCTACGCGCTGCTGCTGCTCGCGTTCGGCGTCTTCCCCACCGGGTACGCGTTCTACCTCGCGTTCACCAATGACCGGGGCCAGTTCACCGGACTCAACCAGTTCGTGAAGGTCATCCAGGACTACCGCTTCGCCCCGGCCTTCACCCACATGCTGATCTACCTGGTCATGTGGCTGGTGACCCTCGTCGTCCTGGTCGTGCTGACCGCTGTGGTGCTGCGCAGCCGCGTGCGTCCGGGCACATCGGCGCTCTTCCGCTTCCTCTACTACATCCCTGGCGCCCTCGCCGGAGTGGCGAGCGTGCTGGTCTGGCTGTTCATGCTGGACCCCGCCCTCAGCCCGGTGTCGTGGTTGCTCACCAGCATGGGGTTGAAGTCGTTCGCCGCCGTCCTGGCGCCCGGCAACCTGCCGCTGATCCTCATGTTGATCGCCTTCTGGACCGGCGCCGGAGGCTGGATGGTCGTGATGTACGGGGCTTTGAACAACATCCCCGACGAGGTGCTGGAAGCAGCCCGCATGGACGGCGCGGGCCCATGGCGCACCGCCTGGCACATCCAGATCCCGATGATCCGGCAGTGGATCGTCTACATGACGATCATGGCTTTTGCGACGGGCACCCAGTTGTTCGTCGAGCCCCAGCTGCTCCAGACCGCCAGCCTCGGCCGGGTGAGTCCCACCTGGTCGCCGAACCAGCTCGCCTACGTCTACGCCTTTCAGCAGGGCGACTTCAACGGCGCCGCCGCCATCTCCGTCGTCCTCCTTGCTGTGGGCCTCCTCGCCGCCGGGCTGCTGGTCGCTCGCTCGAACCTGTTCAAGTTGGATGAGAAATGA
- a CDS encoding ABC transporter substrate-binding protein gives MGSSIAPRTGRRHSLLRTAAVTLSLATAAALAGCASADTDTHSSSGQSAFKPAAQKEGSQITVWADSTRLPSVQAYQKSHPDVKMKIVTYDGGADGSAYLQSKVQLFDRTGSGWPDVVFGTPTDVTWASKATKPGAQPFAAPLDEKLVPQSTLDGFAKGSLTPCEFNGHTYCMRNDIAQVLLWYNKPLMDKWGYKVPATWQEYEALGKQVAKDHPGYLVGSVGDTNSHESYFWSGQCPAFSLVKPDTLRTDLQDPKCTRMAKLLDNLISAKAIATQGFFSQGFAKNSGSKVLMAYGPSWYGQYLFKAGFKTPAKQIAAAPPLTWKGESTTATGNVGGGVWMVSSHSANLKASTDLVTWLTTSDENQATAPTYPAYTQAAKAWLANPANRNYFANDVSEPFEQAANEVWTGWSNTKFSDSTAWSSVVLPALTSGKSLTDTLPAWQQEIADEAKTQGYKVVDQ, from the coding sequence ATGGGGTCTTCCATAGCTCCGAGAACCGGCCGGCGTCACTCCCTGCTCCGCACGGCGGCCGTCACGCTGTCCCTGGCCACCGCGGCCGCCCTGGCAGGCTGTGCCAGCGCCGACACCGACACCCATTCCTCCTCCGGGCAGTCGGCGTTCAAGCCGGCCGCGCAGAAGGAGGGCTCGCAGATAACGGTGTGGGCCGACTCGACCCGACTGCCGTCGGTGCAGGCGTACCAGAAGTCGCACCCCGACGTGAAGATGAAGATCGTCACGTACGACGGCGGAGCCGACGGATCGGCGTATCTGCAGTCGAAGGTGCAGCTGTTCGACCGGACCGGCAGCGGGTGGCCGGACGTGGTGTTCGGCACGCCGACCGACGTGACCTGGGCGTCGAAGGCCACCAAGCCCGGCGCGCAGCCGTTCGCCGCACCCCTGGACGAGAAGCTCGTACCGCAGAGCACCCTGGACGGGTTCGCCAAGGGTTCGCTGACGCCCTGTGAGTTCAACGGTCACACCTACTGCATGCGCAACGACATCGCGCAGGTCCTCCTCTGGTACAACAAGCCCCTCATGGACAAGTGGGGATACAAGGTTCCCGCCACCTGGCAGGAGTACGAAGCCCTCGGCAAGCAGGTCGCCAAGGACCATCCGGGCTATCTGGTCGGCTCGGTCGGCGACACCAACTCCCACGAGTCGTACTTCTGGTCGGGCCAGTGCCCCGCGTTCAGCCTGGTGAAGCCCGACACCCTGCGCACCGACCTGCAGGACCCGAAGTGCACCCGGATGGCGAAGCTGCTGGACAACCTGATCAGCGCCAAGGCCATCGCCACGCAGGGCTTCTTCAGCCAGGGATTCGCCAAGAACAGTGGCAGCAAGGTCCTGATGGCCTACGGACCTTCCTGGTACGGCCAGTACCTCTTCAAGGCCGGCTTCAAGACCCCGGCCAAGCAGATCGCCGCGGCGCCCCCGCTGACCTGGAAGGGCGAGAGCACGACTGCCACGGGCAACGTCGGCGGCGGCGTGTGGATGGTGTCCTCGCACAGCGCCAACCTCAAGGCGTCCACGGACCTGGTCACCTGGCTGACCACCTCCGACGAGAACCAGGCCACCGCGCCCACCTATCCGGCCTACACCCAGGCCGCGAAGGCCTGGCTGGCCAACCCGGCCAACAGGAACTACTTCGCCAACGATGTGAGCGAGCCGTTCGAGCAGGCCGCGAACGAGGTGTGGACCGGCTGGTCGAACACCAAGTTCTCGGACTCCACCGCCTGGTCCAGCGTCGTCCTCCCGGCTCTGACCTCCGGAAAGAGCCTGACCGACACGCTGCCGGCCTGGCAGCAGGAGATCGCCGACGAGGCCAAGACCCAGGGCTACAAGGTGGTCGATCAGTGA